AGATTCCCCACACGGTGCAGACCAAGCTGTTGCGCGTGCTCCAGGAGAAGGAGATCCAGCGCGTGGGCGGCGAGGAAACGCTCAAGGTGGACGTGCGCGTGGTGAGCGCCACGCACAGGGATTTGCAGGCCGAGGTGAAGGCGGGCCGCTTCCGCGAGGACCTGTACTACCGGCTGCACATCGTCCCGCTGCTGCTGCCGCCCCTGCGCGAGCGCCCCGAGGACATCTCCGCGTTGGCGCGCCACTTCGTCGCCAAGCACGCGGTGCGCGTCAACCGCCGGGTGACGGGGCTGGACGAGGGCGCCCTGCGCGCCCTGGCCCGCCACGCGTGGCCCGGCAACGTGCGCGAGCTGGAGAACGTGGTGGAGCAGGCGCTCGTCTTCGCCGAGGGCGAGGTGCTCACCGCCCAGGACCTGCCCGGCCACCTCACCGGCGGCACGCCGCGCATGGACGCGGGGCTGCCGGTGCCGCACGGCGACAGGCCGCTGCCGGACATCCTGGAGGACCTGGAGCGCCAGCTCATCGCCCGCGCCTACGAAAAGGCCGGCGGGGTGAAGACGGAGACCGCCCGCCTGCTGGGCATCAAGACGTCGGCGCTGTACTACAAGCTGGAGAAGTATGGCTTCCTCCCCAAGGGCACCGCGCCCGAGGAGGGGTGATCCTCGGAAATCCGTGACCCCTGGCCCGTCCCCCATGACTTTCCACCGGTCCCCCCACCCCACCCCGTCTCTCCAGGCGCACCCAGACGCCTGGAATCCCAGCGCTTTTCGCGCGGGGCCGGGACGCGGGGGCGACGCGAGGCTGGCATCCGGCTTGCTCATGAGGGGCCGTTGATGAACCCCCGCTCCCTCGTCCTCGCGTTGTGCCTGCTGGTGGGCGTGCCCACCTGGGCCGCGTCCGGCCTGGAGGCGGCGCGCGCGCGGGCGCAGGTGGCGAGGAGCGAGGCCCGGGGGCTGAGGACCCAGCAGCAGACGCTGCGGGACGAGCTGCAGGGTGTGGCCGAGCGCATCGAGACGCTGAAGGCCAAGGCCCAGGGGCGGCTGACGACGGGCACGGAGCTGGAGACGGCGCTGAGGCGCTCGCAGGAGCTGAGCGGCTCGCTCACGCAGCTGGCGCAGGCGGTGTCCACGGCGGAGGGCGAGTCGGAGCGCGCGCACGTGGCGCTGCACCAGGCGCTGTCGGACGAGCTCGCGCGGCTGATGACGGCCTGGGACAAGACGGCGGACCGCGCCCAGCGCGCCACGCTGCTCGAGGTGATGCGCACCACGCGCACGGAGCGCGACGCGGTGCGCCTGGCGCTGCCCGCCTCCAAGGTGCCCACGCTGGACAGGACGACGACGGGCGGCGACGACCCGGAGGACCTGCTGGAGCAGGCGGACACCCTGCGTGACGCCGAGGACAAGGTGCGCGAGCGGCTCAAGCTGATGCGCGCGCGCATCACCGAGGCGCGCGAGGAGCGCGACCTGGACCGCCGGATGAGTGACTTCCTCGGCGAGGAGTCGATGTTCGACGAGCAGGACCGGCGGCTGCGGCTCCGGATGAGCTCGGACCGGAGCCTGCGGGTGGAGCCCAGCGACCGCGGCGGCGGCATGTTCCAGAGTGACTCCGAGGGCTCGAGCGACTCGCCGCCCATGTCGGGCAACCCGGGTGCTCCCACGGGAGGGCCGGACCCCGGCCCCGAGACGCCCACCCCCAGTCGGCCCGAGCCCATGTCCGCCCGCGCCCAGGACCGCCGCCCGCTGGTGGACGGCGTGCGCGCCCAGGACCTGGCCGCCGGAGGGCCGGTGGACCTGACGGCCATGGAGGCCGAGGCGAAGCGCCTGGAGACCCTGGCGAAGGAGCTGGATGGACGGGCCGGCGCGCTGGAGCGCCGCGCGCAGGAGCTGACGAAGTAGGGGCCCCCGGGCTAGAGCAGCCCGGACTCGACCTCCAGCCGCACCACCGCGCGCAGCCGCACCTCCCGCTCGGGCGTACGGCCCTTGCCGCGGATGATGATGCTCATGGTGGGCGCGGCGACGAAGGGCTGCAGCTCCACGTCCGCCAGGTCCAGCCGCAGCGTGGGGTTGGGCGCGCGCGGGCTGCTCCTGGACAGGTCGTTCTTCCAGGCGATGCGCGACTCGCGGTCACCGGCGCGCACGAAGAACTCCACGTTGTCCAGGAAGCTGAAGTCCGCGTCGTTGGGGCTGAGGATTTGCAGCGAGAGCGAGTCGACGTGGACGGAGGTGGCCTCGCTCTTGGAGAGCCCCTGGTTCTTGAAGTCCTGGTTCTGGTCGAAGTCCATCCCCGCGAAGCTGCTGATGGCGGGGAAGGCGTTGAGCTCGGTGCTGCCGCCCGGCAGGCTCGCGGGCACGGTGGTCTCGCCCCTCACCTCGGTGATGAACGTCGACTGGGCGCAGGCGGCCAGCCCGAGGCCGACCGCCGCCGCGAGGAGTGAGGCAGGGCGCATTCCAACAATGTATCGGGCATGGGCCGTGTCGTCACCGTCGCCAGCCAACCGGCCGGCCCCGCCCTCCCGCGAGTGGGGCGTGCAGGCACGAGGCCGGGTATGGTGCCCCGCGTCGTGTCCCGCGTCCGCCCTACCCTCCTGGTGTTCCTGGTGCTCGCCACCGCCCGTCCCGCGGCCGCGGCCGAGTGGGAGGGCGCGCTCAAGGGCACCCTGAGGCTCCTGGCGGACACCAACGCGCCCCGTGACTTCACCGACGGCAGCACGCCTTCGCCCGGAGTGGACCCGGCGCTGAGCGTGCTGGGCTCCGCCGAGGGGAAGGGGACGTTCGAGCGCACGCAGCTCGTCGGCCGCTACGAGCTGGGCGCGCGCAAGTACGCGGGCTTCGCGGATGAGGACACGCTCATCCAGGCCGGCGCGCTCGAGGCCTCGCTGGCGCTGGGCACGGAGTTCGGCCTGGGCGCGGAGGGGCACGTGAAGGACCGGCGGGGCGGCTCGCGCGCGTACTCGGATCTGGGCGCGAGCGCGTTCGCGGAGTACGCCCCGGACGTGCGGCTGGCGCTGCGGGTGCGCGCCGGCGCGCGCAGGTTCGTCTACCGGCCGGACCCCACCGCGAACTTCGGCGGGCTGGAGCTGGGCGTGCTGGGGCGCTACCGCTTCGACCGGCGCCACAGCCTGTCCGTCTTCGGCGACTGGGGCGCGCGGCGCTACGGGCCGCTGGCGCGTCCGCGGCCGGGCGTGGAGAGCTCCCCGGGGCGGCGCGAGGACGGCGCCCTCACCGCGGGCGTCGGCTACAACTACCGGGGGCCGCTGACCCTGGGGCTGCGGTACACGTACCAGGAGGTCTCCTCCAACAGCTACGGGGAGACGGTGCTGCGCCACCGGGTGTCCGCGAACGCCGGGGTGCGGCTGCCCTGGCGGATGACGCTGCTGGCGCAGGGCTCGCTGGGCGTGACGCGCTACCCGGACGGCATCTACCTGTCGCCGGAAATCATCCTCGTCGAGGAGGACGAGGGGCAGAACTCCCTGTCCCTGAAGCTGTCGCGCCCCGTCTCGGAGCGCGTGGACCTGGAGCTGTCCTGGGGCCTGTGGAGCACGCGGCTGCCGCGCAACGACTTGAGCTACTCGCGCCAGGTGTTCGGCGTGGGCGTCACCTGGCGCGACTGAGCAGGACGCTCAGCCCAGGTCGGAGATGCGCTCGTCGATCTCCTCGGCGAGCCCCGGGTGCCCCTGGGACAGCGCGTGCTCCCTGGCGCGGGTGAGCACCTCGCGGGCGCGCTCCGTCTGACCGGCACCCGACAGCGCGTCCCCCAGGGAGACCATGGCGGCCGCGTAGGTCCCATCCAGCCTCACGGCCTGCTCCAGGGCGGCGGCGGCCTCGGCGTACTGCTTGCGCTCCAGGTACAGCTTGCCGAGGGAGAAGTGGCTCATGGGGGAGTCGGGGAAGTCGGCCACCATCTTCTTGAACTGCTCCAGCCGGGCGTCGCTCATGGACAGGACCCTTAGAGGACCCATGGCGTGTTGCCAAGGGTGCGGTAGGGTGCGCCGCACATGGCAACGAAGAAGAAGACGACCCCCCGGAAGAAGAGCGCGGCCAAGAAGGCTCCGGCGCGCACCAAGAGGACGGCGACGGGCAGGACGGCCCCCAAGGGCAAGGCGCCCGCCAAGGCCAAGGCCCCGCCGCGCAAGAAGACGACGGGCAAGACGCCGCTGCGGCCCAAGAAGAAGGCGAAGCTGCCAGCCGCCCCGCAGCAGAAGAGTGGCCCCGAGCCGA
This genomic interval from Myxococcus guangdongensis contains the following:
- a CDS encoding coiled-coil domain-containing protein, producing MNPRSLVLALCLLVGVPTWAASGLEAARARAQVARSEARGLRTQQQTLRDELQGVAERIETLKAKAQGRLTTGTELETALRRSQELSGSLTQLAQAVSTAEGESERAHVALHQALSDELARLMTAWDKTADRAQRATLLEVMRTTRTERDAVRLALPASKVPTLDRTTTGGDDPEDLLEQADTLRDAEDKVRERLKLMRARITEAREERDLDRRMSDFLGEESMFDEQDRRLRLRMSSDRSLRVEPSDRGGGMFQSDSEGSSDSPPMSGNPGAPTGGPDPGPETPTPSRPEPMSARAQDRRPLVDGVRAQDLAAGGPVDLTAMEAEAKRLETLAKELDGRAGALERRAQELTK
- a CDS encoding tetratricopeptide repeat protein, producing MSDARLEQFKKMVADFPDSPMSHFSLGKLYLERKQYAEAAAALEQAVRLDGTYAAAMVSLGDALSGAGQTERAREVLTRAREHALSQGHPGLAEEIDERISDLG